In Clostridium sp. DL-VIII, the following proteins share a genomic window:
- the thiC gene encoding phosphomethylpyrimidine synthase ThiC has product MNYKTQMEAARKGIVTKEMKVVAEKEKISEEKLIKLIAEGKIVIPANINHKSLSPEGIGDGLRTKINVNLGISGDSVDYCREMEKVKMAIDFGAEAIMDLSNYGKTQEFREKLIEYSPAMIGTVPMYDAIGYLEKDLLNIKAEDFLEVVRAHAKAGVDFVTIHAGINKRTVSIFKEDKRKMNIVSRGGSLLFAWMEMTGNENPFYEHYDELLEILREYDVTISLGDAMRPGCLDDSTDAGQVTELIELGLLTKRAWEKDVQVMIEGPGHMAINEIAANMQIEKRLCHGAPFYVLGPLVTDIAPGYDHITSAIGGAIAATNGANFLCYVTPAEHLRLPDLSDVKEGIIASKIAAHAADIANGLPGARDRDNAMADARQKLDWEEMFKVAIDGKKAREYFESIPPEDKHSCSMCGKMCAVRTTNKILNGEKVELFDQK; this is encoded by the coding sequence TGGAAGCAGCAAGAAAAGGTATAGTTACTAAAGAAATGAAGGTAGTAGCTGAGAAAGAAAAAATTTCAGAAGAAAAATTAATTAAGCTTATAGCAGAGGGTAAAATAGTTATTCCAGCAAATATTAATCATAAATCACTTAGCCCAGAAGGAATCGGTGATGGACTAAGAACAAAAATAAATGTTAACTTAGGCATATCTGGAGACTCAGTGGATTATTGCAGAGAAATGGAAAAAGTAAAAATGGCAATAGACTTTGGTGCTGAAGCTATAATGGATTTAAGTAATTATGGAAAGACTCAAGAATTTAGAGAAAAACTTATTGAATATTCTCCTGCTATGATAGGAACAGTTCCAATGTATGATGCAATTGGATATCTTGAAAAGGATCTTTTAAACATAAAAGCAGAGGATTTTCTTGAAGTAGTTAGAGCTCATGCGAAGGCTGGAGTTGACTTTGTTACTATTCATGCAGGTATAAATAAGAGAACAGTTTCAATATTTAAAGAAGATAAGAGAAAGATGAACATAGTATCTCGTGGAGGATCTTTATTATTTGCCTGGATGGAGATGACAGGAAATGAAAATCCATTTTATGAGCATTATGATGAATTGCTTGAAATTCTTAGAGAGTATGATGTTACAATAAGTCTTGGCGATGCTATGAGACCAGGCTGCCTTGATGATTCAACTGATGCAGGACAAGTTACAGAACTTATAGAATTAGGGTTATTAACAAAGAGAGCTTGGGAAAAAGATGTTCAAGTTATGATTGAAGGACCTGGACATATGGCTATAAATGAAATAGCAGCAAACATGCAGATTGAAAAGAGATTATGTCATGGAGCACCATTCTATGTACTTGGACCACTTGTTACTGATATTGCCCCAGGATATGACCATATTACTTCAGCAATTGGTGGAGCTATTGCAGCAACTAATGGAGCAAACTTCTTGTGTTATGTAACACCTGCTGAACATTTAAGACTTCCAGATTTATCAGATGTTAAGGAAGGAATCATTGCTTCAAAGATTGCAGCTCATGCAGCAGATATAGCTAATGGACTTCCAGGAGCAAGAGATAGAGATAATGCAATGGCAGATGCTCGTCAAAAATTAGATTGGGAAGAGATGTTCAAGGTTGCCATAGATGGAAAGAAGGCAAGAGAATATTTTGAAAGCATACCACCAGAAGACAAACATAGCTGCTCAATGTGTGGAAAAATGTGTGCAGTAAGAACAACTAATAAAATTTTAAATGGTGAAAAAGTAGAACTTTTTGATCAAAAATAA